Part of the Listeria innocua genome is shown below.
GTAATCCAAATAATATTTTCTTCTTCATGATTATGGTTATGTTCTTCTGCCATTAAATTCACCTCAAATTAATTAGTAGTGTCCAAATAGGACTGTAAAATCATTACTGCAGCTAACTTATCAATTACTTCTTTTCGTTTTTTACGCGAAACGTCTGCTTCAATCAAAGTTCTTTCAGCGGCAGAAGTGGTCAAACGTTCATCCCAAAGTACAACAGGAAGTCCAATTCTTGACTCAAGTACTTCAGCATATATTTTGGAACTTTCAGCACGAGGTCCGATGGTATTATTCATATTCTTAGGTAGCCCAACAACGACTTTTTCAACTTCGTATTCGAGCACGAGCTCTTTTACTCTGTCGTAGCCAAATTGTTTTCTGCTCTCGTCAATCTGAATGGTTTCAACACCTTGTGCGGTCCAACCAAGTGGATCACTTATCGCTACGCCGACTGTTTTCGAGCCGACATCTAAACCCATTATTCTCATTTCTCACCAATTTCGTTATTTTTCAGATACGCTTTAACAAGTTCCTCGATAATTTCATCTCGTTCTAAACGGCGTATCATGCTCCGGGCATCCTTGTGACGAGGTATATAGGCAGGGTCACCTGAGAGTAAATAGCCAACGATTTGATTAACGGGATTATAGCCTTTTTCTTCAAGAGCAACGTAGACTTGTTTCATTAATTTTTTTACATCTTCTTCAATTGAATCATCGCCGAAGTTGTAAAACATTGTTTGATCTTTTGAATCCATAATCGAAGCACCTCATTCCTTCATGTATCTCTATTCATTTTACACCATGTGAACGGAAATAACAAAGAAAAATGAAGTGCTTTAACGAAAATTTATGCTTGTTGTTCTTTCACCCATGTAGAAACATAATCAAGAGCTGTTCCTAGTTCAGCTGGATTTTTACCGCCAGCTTGCGCCATATCAGGACGTCCGCCACCATTTCCGCCGCATCGTGTCGCAACTTCTTTTAAAAGTTTACCAGCATGATAGCCAGCTTTGATTGCATCTTCTGAAACTGCAGAAATCAAGTTTACTTTATCACCTTGAACTGCTCCTAGAACAAGAACGCCACCAATTTTTTTATCTTTCCAGTTATCAACAAACTGACGTAATTGGTTCATATCTTTCGCATTTACTTGTTTAGCAATTACTTTTACGCCACCGATTTCTTCTGGTGATTCAAAAATATCGGCACTTGCAGCACTTGCTAATTTACTTAATAATGATTCGTTTTCACGTCTTACTTCACGTAAATCAGCTTGCAGTTGCTCTACTTTTTGCGGCGTTTCTTTTGTAGTTGTTTTTAGTAGGTTAGCAGTTTGTTTTAGTGTATTTTCTTGTTCAGTCACAAAGCGATATGCTTCTTTTCCGGTAACTGCTTCAATACGTCGAGTTCCCGCTCCGATACCTGTTTCAGAAACGATTTTAAATAGACCAATGTCTGCTGTATTACGAACGTGAACGCCACCGCAAAGTTCAATACTATATTTACCAACTTGAACCACACGAACGACCTCGCCATATTTTTCACCAAAAAGGGCCATAGCTCCAAGTTCTTTCGCTTCTGCAATCGGCATTTCTTCAATAATAACATTGATTTGTTCCCAGATTTTTTCATTGACGATTTCTTCCATTTTTGTTAATTCTTCTTCTGTAATTTGACCAAAATGAGAGAAGTCAAAACGTAAGCGATCTGGGGAAACGAGTGAACCTGCTTGGTTAACATGTTCGCCTAATGTATCTTTGAGTGCACGATGTAAAAGATGGGTTGCTGTATGATTTTTGATTGTTTCACGACGTTTTACTTTGTCAACAGCAAGTTTCACTGTATCGCCTGTTTTTAATACGCCTTCTTTTACAGAAATACGGTGTAAGTTTTGTTTATTAGGAGCTTTTTGAACATCTTCTACGTAAGCAACTCCTGTTTCGCTTTCTATCGTTCCTTTGTCAGCAACTTGTCCGCCGCTTTCTGCATAAAATGGTGTTTCTTTGAAAATAACTTGTGCCTCGCTTCCAGAAGCTACTTCATCAACAAGCGTATCATCTTGAATTAAATACAATATTTCAGAAACATGTTCTGTTGTATTATAACCAACGAATTCACTTTTATCTGTTAAATTAGCTAGCAGTTCGCCTTGAACTTGCATTGATTTCACGTCTGCTCTGGCGGAACGAGCACGGTCGCGTTGTTCTTTCATTTCAGCTTCAAATCCAGCATGATCGACTTTTAAGCCATGGTCTTCTGCGTATTCTTCCGTTAATTCCACTGGGAAACCAAATGTATCATATAATTTGAAAATATCTGCGCCTTTGATAGTTTGTTCGTTTGTTTCTTTGGCATTTTTAAGGATTGTTTCAAGGATTGCCAGACCTTCATTTAATGTTTCGTGGAATCGTTCTTCTTCCGTACGAATTACTTTTTGAATAAAGTCGGTTTGATTTTCTACTTCTGGATAGAAACTATTCATGATTTTACCAACGACTGGTACTAATTTGTACATAAATGGTTCATTGATTGTAAGTACTTTCGCGTAACGAACTGCACGGCGAAGTAAACGACGCAAAATATATCCGCGTCCTTCGTTGGATGGCAATGCGCCGTCGCCAATTGCAAATGCTACGGTACGAATATGGTCAGCGATTACTTTAAACGCAACATCATTTTCTTGTGAATGACCGTATTTCACGCCAGAAATTTGTTCTACTTCACGAATAATCGGCATAAATAAATCTGTTTCAAAGTTCGTTGGCGCGTCTTGGATGATAGAAACCATGCGTTCTAGACCCATCCCAGTATCAATGTTTTGTTTAGGAAGTGGTGTGTATGTTCCATCTGGATTATGGTTAAACTGAGAAAATACAAGGTTCCAAATTTCTAAGTAACGTTCATTTTCGCCACCTGGATATAATTCTGGGTCACTTTCGTCATCTCCAAAAGCAGGTCCACGATCATAGAAAATTTCGCTATCCGGGCCACTTGGTCCAATACCTATATCCCAAAAATTATCTTCAATTTCAACGATATGATCTTCACTTAAGCCAATTTTTTCGCGCCATAAAGTTTTCGCTTCTTCGTCTTCAGGATAAACAGTGACATATAATTTATCAGGATCAAAGCCAATCCATTTAGGACTTGTTAGGAATTCCCAAGCAAAAAGAATTGCGCCTTCTTTAAAGTAATCACCAATCGAAAAGTTTCCTAGCATTTCAAAGAAAGTATGGTGACGGGCTGTTTTACCTACGTTTTCAATGTCATTCGTACGGATTGATTTTTGTGCATTAGCCATTCTTGGATTATCCGGAATAACCGAACCATCAAAGTATTTTTTCATTGTTGCTACACCACTATTAATCCAAAGAATCGTCGGATCGTTGTTTGGTACAAGTGGTGCACTAGGTTCGATTGTATGCCCTTTTTCTTTAAAGAAATCTAAAAATAGCTGTCTTACTTCTGCGCTTGATAATTGTTTCATTTTTTATTTCCTCCTTTTGGTTTTTTACAACAAAAAAAGCCTATATGATTGCTCACAGGGACGATTTTGGTAAATCGCGGTACCACCCTGTTTGCAATGATATAGACTTTGTATCATTACCTCTTCAATTATCTGTTAACGTGGATAAGACGGACCATCTAATGGGAGAGCAACTTCGGCACAAGCGTGGCTTTCCTTCCAGCCAAGGGAAAACTCTCTAATCACGTGGAAACCAAAATCATATTCCTATCATGTATCAATATTTATTCAACAATAAACTAAATTATAAAGAACGGATGGCTAAATGTCAACTGTTTATTAAGCTATTCGTTGATTGTTTCTTTTCAACAAAGCTTCCGTTTTTAAGAGTTAGTTTTACATCTGACACTTTCGCAATTTCTGGGTCATGCGTTACCATAATGACACATTTTCCTTCTTTATGCGCTAAATCTTGGAATAACGTAACTACTTCTTTACTTGTTCGTTCGTCTAAGTTTCCGGTAGGTTCATCAGCAACGATTAATTCTGTTTCACAACATAACGCCCGTGCGATGGAAACCCTTTGCTGCTGTCCGCCACTTAAAGTCAGCACTTTTTGGCGCGCCATTTTCTCAGTAATGCCCACTTTTTCAAGCATGCTTAGTGCAAAAGCTTTTTTGTCTGGCTGGTTGACATGGGTAATTTCCATTGCAGTTGTTACGTTTTGAAGAGCAGTCATATATGTTAATAAATTATAACTTTGGAATACAATGGATACATATCTATTTCTAAATTGTTGTAAGCCAATGCTTTTGAGTGAACTACCTTTATAGTAGATGTCTCCTTCTTTTTGCGTATCCAGTCCTCCTGCAAGCGATAAGAAAGTCGTTTTCCCAGAGCCTGAACTTCCTACTACAGTGTAAAAAACACCAGCTTCAAAATCATAATTTATATCACTTAAAATCGATTCATCTTTTGTTTTATACCAATAAGAGATATTTTCAAACGTCAATACTTTGGTCATATCGTCACCTACTCCTGTTTAGTTAGAATTGTTTTTGGATTCATACGAAGAACAAGTGCTGCTGGTAAAAGAACGGATATAAAGGCGATTCCTATACCAATTCCACCCATTTTAAGCATATCTTCTAAAGTTACTTGGATGTTGAGTTCTTTAATTTGTTCTGTATTTTTCGTTAAGTTACTAACACTTCCCGCAAATCCACCTGGACCTCCTGGACCACCGCCACCTGGGCCGCGATTTTCTGAAGTAGTTGATTCACTTGTAGTAGATGAATTTTGCTGTGCTAGTAATTGGTTTCCAGCTAATTGAGCTACATAATGACTACTTGCAGCTGCTAAACCAAAGGAAACGAGCGCTACTATTAAAATTTCTACAAAGAACTGAGCGATTAATTTACCACGTTTTTCTCCAATAGCTAATAGCACACCCATTTCGTATTTACGATCACGTACTTGCATCATTACAAGTAAGCCTAGGATTAAGGCTCCCGCAATACTAACTATATAAACTACATTTTTAGAAAACGAAGCTACACTATTAATCGGCCCAATCATTTGTTGATAAAGTGTATCGTTGGCATCTAATTTAAATGTGTCCCAGTCAATGCCATCAACTTTTTTCGCTTCTTTCTCAAAAGCAGAAATATTAGCCGCATCATCCATTGTGTATACGGCGGAGTCTACTGTGTCTTTATAATCAGAACCTTTAATAGTATTGGCTACTGTATAAGGAACGTATACTTTGTTATAAGGATTTAAGAAGGAGAAGTTTTGCGCCATATCATTTCCTGAATCGGTTGTTTTATAAATACCAACAATTTTTAGTGTTACTTTTGTATTTCCATCACTTGAAGTAACGGTAAAAGAGTCGCCAACTTTCCAGTCATTTTGTTCTGCTAAGTTTTCTTCTACCATTGCAACATTTTTATCTTTATCATTAGCTGTAATTGCTACACCACTTGTTAATTTACTTGTTCCTGCATCAAAATCGGTACTTGTTGCGGAATCAAGTAGACCGCTAATACTTAAGTCTGCATCTACCATTTGCGGACCGCCATTTCCACCGCCTGGACCTCCTGTTTGATTAGAACTCGAGGAATCATCACTGCTAGAGGAAGTGTCTCCTGAAGATTCAATAGGGTCAAATCCAGACGCTAATGCTTGCGTACTTGAATAGTAATTGTAATTTTTCACATGATCTAATGATGCTAATTCGTTCGCATCGCTTACATCAATTGGGTTACTTTGAAATTTTGGTTTTGAGTCTGTCGAACTGCTATCACTATTTGCAGCCTCTTCTTTCATTGCAGCCATTTGCTTTTCTTGGTCAACAGTTAATGTTACTGTACCTCCTAGCTGTTCCCTCGCTAATTCGCTTGCTTTATCTGCAGCGGATTGAATGGTAAAGCCTGATAAAATAAGCACACACACTACTGTGAAAATAATTAGTTGTAAAACAGATCTACCTTTTCTTGCTTTCATGCTGAGCCATGCTCTCTTAAAAAAATTCATGTGATTTCCTCCATTTCTGTTTCTACCCCACTAAGATTACTGGGCATTTATGAAGAAAGTATGAACAAACTATGATGCATATTTTAAACTTTCGCGAAAAAAATAATTTGGCTTGATTATTGGGTCTAATTAGTCTAGTTTTAATGTAAGAGGAGTGAATACAAAATATGAAACTACTTATGATAGAAGATAATGTCAGCGTTTGTGAAATGATAGAAATGTTCTTTATGAAAGAAGAAATTGATGCTACGTTTGTGCATGATGGCAAACTTGGTTATGAAACATTTTTTAAGGATGATTTTGATATTGCAATTATTGATTTAATGCTGCCAAATATGGACGGAATGACAATTTGCCGTAAAATCCGTGAAGTTAGTGATGTTCCGATTATTATTTTAACGGCAAAAGAGTCTGAATCTGATCAAGTGCTTGGTCTTGAAATGGGCGCTGATGATTATGTTACGAAACCATTTAGCCCACTTACATTAATGGCGCGTATCAAAGCTGTTACTCGTCGAAAAAACAATCATACGACGACTGAAAATGATGAAGACATTCTAGAAACAACTTATTTTAAAATTAGTAAGCGCACCCGGGAAATTTTTTATCAAGGTGAGCTGCTTGATGCCTTGACTCCGAAAGAATTTGATTTGCTTTACTTTCTAATGCAACATCCGCGTCAAGTTTTTTCAAGAGAACAGTTACTCGAGCAAGTCTGGGGTTATCAATTTTACGGGGATGAGCGTACAGTGGATGTTCATATCAAACGTTTACGCCAAAAAATCGCAACAGACACGAAGCCGTTTTTACACACTGTTTGGGGTGTAGGCTATAAATTTGATGAAACGGAATGAAGCGAATGAAATTTAAATATGCCTACCAACTTTTTTTCACACAATTTATCATTTTACTTATTGCTTGTATTATGATTGGCGTGCTTGTTTCTCACTCACTAAAAGACTATTTTTATCAAAGCCAAGTAGATGATTTAACTAGTTATGGTGAAACGATTTCGATGGACATTCGCCACTCGCCGCAAGATGCAACCATTCAAGTTCTTAATACGTATCAGCGCATTTTAGATGTTAAAAAGATCCATTACACCATCAAAAATGCAGATGACGAAACGATTTACCCTACTCAGCTCAATCAACCATTACCAAAAGATTTTTCAATTTCAAAAGATGATAAGAAAAAATTAAAAAGTGGCGAAACAGTTAGTAAAAAAATCGACAATCGTTTTAATCGTGAAATGACTATTGTTTATGTACCAATTATGGATGGCGATAAATTTGTTGGATCCATCGTCTTAAATTCTCCAATTAGCGGGACTGAACAAGTGATTGGAACAATTAATCGTTATATGTTCTATACTATTTTACTATCGATAACGATTGCGCTTATTTTGAGTGCTATTCTGTCCAAACTACAAGTCAATCGGATTAATAAATTGCGTTCAGCAACAAAAGATGTGATCCAAGGCAATTATAAGGCGCGGCTAAAAGAGAATAATTTTGATGAAATTGGCGCACTTGCCATTGATTTCAACAAAATGACGGAAACGCTTGAAACATCTCAAGAAGAAATTGAACGACAAGAAAAACGTCGGCGCCAGTTTATCGCGGATGTTTCCCATGAAATGCGTACCCCACTCACAACAATTAGTGGCTTAACAGAAGGTCTAGTAAACGATATTATTCCAAAAAGTGAAACAGATCGCTGTATTGCTTTAATAGACACAGAAGCAAAACGATTAACAAAATTGGTTAATGAAAATCTTGATTATGAAAAAATACGCAGCAATAAAATCAAACTACAAAAAACTCGCTTTAATGGTCGTGAATTTTTAGAGCTAATTAAAGAACAACTAGATTATGTAGCCACTGAAAAAGGCAATAAGATTACAGTCGATATTGATAAAGATATGTATATTTACGCTGATTATGACCGTTTAACTCAAGTATTTATTAATATTGTTAAAAATGGTGTCCAGTTTACTGAAAATGGTCTGATTACCTTAACTGGGACTCAAGATTATAAGGAATCTGTATTAACTATTACGGATACTGGCATCGGCATGAACACAGAAGAACTAGAACAGATTTGGGAACGATTTTATAAAGCAGATATGTCCCGCACGAATACAGCTTTCGGGGAATCTGGAATTGGTCTTTCTATCGTGAAACAGTTAATTGAATACCATGATGGAACCATTAGCGTTACTAGCGAGCCAAATAAAGGCACGACATTTACGATTCGTTTACCGTTTTTCCAAGATAATGAGCAATAAAAAAACACCCACTTGCGAGTGGGTGTTTTTCATCCTGCCATAAATTGTTCTGGAGTAATTCCTTCCATCCCAATCATCGGATCAATCTCCGTAATGTTTTCGGCAGTTAATATTCGTTTATTTGTCATTTGTTCGAGCATCACATCTTCACTCATTAAACGTTCCGATAGCGTTGTATTCCGCTTATTTTCATCTACACGTTCTACACCCATTCGGAAAGCTTCTTCTTCTCCGCAAAGAATTAGGAATTGTTTACTTCTTGTAACGCCAGTATATAACAAATCTCTACGTAACATCCGGTAATAACTACGCACAATTGGCATTATAACAATCGGAAATTCACTACCCTGCGCTTTATGAATCGAACAACAATACGCATGGGTCAATTGATTAAATTCTTGTCGATAATAAGACACCTCTGTCTGGTCAAATTGAACGACAATTAAATCTTGTTTTTCCGTATTTTCTTTGGCATAAATAATGGATACGATTTCGCCAATGTCACCGTTAAAAACATTTTTTTCTGGTTGGTTGATTAGTTGCAACACTTTGTCGTGAACCCGGTATTTGATTTCGCCAAATTGTACTTCTTTTCGTCGACCAGTATCGTTTGGATTAAAGATTTCTTGTAGTTTTTTATTTAATATATCAATTCCAGCTGGACCGCGATACATTGGAGCCAACACTTGAATATCCTTTGCACGAAAACCTTTATTTTTAGCATTTTTCACGACTTGTTCCACAACGTCACCAATTTGATTTACAGTACAGTGGAAAAATGACCGATCGGCACTATTTTTCGCAAAATCAGCTGGCAGCATTCCTTCTTTGATATAATGAGCCATTTCAATGATGGAAGAACCATCTTTTTGCCGATAAATATCTGAAAGTGCAACCGTCGGAAATTGTTCTGATTGAAGAATATCTTTTAATACTTGACCAGGTCCAACAGATGGAAGCTGGTCTTGGTCGCCAACGAGCACTACTTGCATATGAGCAGGTAAAGCGCGGAATAATTGATTCGCAAGCCAAATATCCACCATTGACATTTCATCCACAATTAACAAACGTCCATCAATTAATCGTTCTGCATCGTCATCCATCTGTTCTTGGCCATTCATTCCAAGTAACCGGTGAATCGTCATTGCTGGAAGGCCAGTGGATTCAGACATTCGTTTAGCCGCACGACCTGTTGGAGCTGCGAGTAACACTGGAAAAGTCGCACCATCTTTATAGGCATGTGGATCAAGACTAACACCATTTAACTCGGCATATAATTCTACAATTCCTTTAATAACAGTCGTTTTCCCTGTTCCTGGTCCTCCAGTAAGAACAAGCATCGGTGACATTAAAGCTTGTTCTAATGCCGCACGTTGAGATTCCCCGTAATGCACGCCAATGCGCTCTTCAAGTTCCCCAAGCGCTAATAAAAACTCCGATTGCGGAAATTGTTCTTGATACTCTGTTTGCTTTAACATTCGTTTTACATGGTAAGCAAAACCGCTTTCTGAATAATAAAGTGACGGCATATAGACGCGCGTGTTTTCGGTAATTATTTTTTGTTCTTCTGCAAGTTTTTCTATTTGTTGCAGTAAAATTGCCTGATCAATCCTAATGCCTTCACTTTCTTCTAGCAGATAAGTTACTTCCCCGAGCAAAACCTCTTGTTCCATATAGACATGACCTTGCTGCATACAAACGGAATCTAGCATAAATAAAATTCCTGCTCTAAGTCGTTCTGGATGGTTTCCGCCAAGTCCAAGCTTACGTCCAAGCTCATCAGCACGCTGGAAACCAATTCCTTTAACATCTTCAATTAATTTATAAGGATTATTTTCTAGCACTTCGATCGCATTTTGTTTATATACCTGAAAAATTTTCATGGATAATTGCGGGCCAAAGCCATATTCATTTAAACCAACCATCACATGCTCTAAACCTTGATTTTCTCTAAGGGAAGCAAGCAAACTTTCCGCTGTTCCAGAAGGCAGTTTAGGAACAGTATTTAGTAAACTTGGGTCAGATAGTATTTTCGTAATCGCGTCATCACCAATTGTATCGACAATGTTTTCCGCTGTTACTTTACCAATCCCTTTGAAAAGTTCCCCTGAAAGATAGTTAATCAAGCCAGCGCGAGATTGAGGCATTTCTTTTCGAAACCGGTCCGCTTTAAATTGCTGACCAAATTTAGCATGTTCCTGCATTTTTCCGTAAAAAGTATACACTTCTTGTTCATGAAGTGCTGGGAAAAAACCAGTTACAATAATATCCTTTTCATCCCAAATCGCATTCGTCTCTTTTACTAGAATTCTTACCACAGAAAAGAGGTTTTCGGCATTATAAAAAATGGTAGACAACATCGTCCCCTTCATGAAAAGTTCTTCTGGGGTATCATTAAATAAGGCGAGAGATTCTTGTTCAGCCATCTTTAGCCGTCTCCTTTCTATATTTTTATTCCGCTTCGTTTTCTAAATCTTGAATAGCATTTAAAGCATTCTCAGCAAGTTCATGCGGTATTCCAGTTGCAAGCGCGCGTTCAAAGTAATTTTTTGCAAGTACAATGTCGCCTTGCCATGCCAGATAAGCAGCTCCGATATTATAAAGTGCATCTGGATCTTCTTGTTTAATAAGAAGTACTCTTTCAAGCATATTAATCGCATCTTCGTAAAATCCGCTGCGAGCAAGAACGATACCATATTGAAATAACGCTTCACTATCTTCTGGATTTAATTCGACACTTCTAAGTAAATAAGGCATAGCTAGCGTTAACTC
Proteins encoded:
- the ruvX gene encoding Holliday junction resolvase RuvX — encoded protein: MRIMGLDVGSKTVGVAISDPLGWTAQGVETIQIDESRKQFGYDRVKELVLEYEVEKVVVGLPKNMNNTIGPRAESSKIYAEVLESRIGLPVVLWDERLTTSAAERTLIEADVSRKKRKEVIDKLAAVMILQSYLDTTN
- the reoM gene encoding IreB family regulatory phosphoprotein ReoM, with translation MDSKDQTMFYNFGDDSIEEDVKKLMKQVYVALEEKGYNPVNQIVGYLLSGDPAYIPRHKDARSMIRRLERDEIIEELVKAYLKNNEIGEK
- the alaS gene encoding alanine--tRNA ligase codes for the protein MKQLSSAEVRQLFLDFFKEKGHTIEPSAPLVPNNDPTILWINSGVATMKKYFDGSVIPDNPRMANAQKSIRTNDIENVGKTARHHTFFEMLGNFSIGDYFKEGAILFAWEFLTSPKWIGFDPDKLYVTVYPEDEEAKTLWREKIGLSEDHIVEIEDNFWDIGIGPSGPDSEIFYDRGPAFGDDESDPELYPGGENERYLEIWNLVFSQFNHNPDGTYTPLPKQNIDTGMGLERMVSIIQDAPTNFETDLFMPIIREVEQISGVKYGHSQENDVAFKVIADHIRTVAFAIGDGALPSNEGRGYILRRLLRRAVRYAKVLTINEPFMYKLVPVVGKIMNSFYPEVENQTDFIQKVIRTEEERFHETLNEGLAILETILKNAKETNEQTIKGADIFKLYDTFGFPVELTEEYAEDHGLKVDHAGFEAEMKEQRDRARSARADVKSMQVQGELLANLTDKSEFVGYNTTEHVSEILYLIQDDTLVDEVASGSEAQVIFKETPFYAESGGQVADKGTIESETGVAYVEDVQKAPNKQNLHRISVKEGVLKTGDTVKLAVDKVKRRETIKNHTATHLLHRALKDTLGEHVNQAGSLVSPDRLRFDFSHFGQITEEELTKMEEIVNEKIWEQINVIIEEMPIAEAKELGAMALFGEKYGEVVRVVQVGKYSIELCGGVHVRNTADIGLFKIVSETGIGAGTRRIEAVTGKEAYRFVTEQENTLKQTANLLKTTTKETPQKVEQLQADLREVRRENESLLSKLASAASADIFESPEEIGGVKVIAKQVNAKDMNQLRQFVDNWKDKKIGGVLVLGAVQGDKVNLISAVSEDAIKAGYHAGKLLKEVATRCGGNGGGRPDMAQAGGKNPAELGTALDYVSTWVKEQQA
- a CDS encoding ABC transporter ATP-binding protein gives rise to the protein MTKVLTFENISYWYKTKDESILSDINYDFEAGVFYTVVGSSGSGKTTFLSLAGGLDTQKEGDIYYKGSSLKSIGLQQFRNRYVSIVFQSYNLLTYMTALQNVTTAMEITHVNQPDKKAFALSMLEKVGITEKMARQKVLTLSGGQQQRVSIARALCCETELIVADEPTGNLDERTSKEVVTLFQDLAHKEGKCVIMVTHDPEIAKVSDVKLTLKNGSFVEKKQSTNSLINS
- a CDS encoding ABC transporter permease yields the protein MNFFKRAWLSMKARKGRSVLQLIIFTVVCVLILSGFTIQSAADKASELAREQLGGTVTLTVDQEKQMAAMKEEAANSDSSSTDSKPKFQSNPIDVSDANELASLDHVKNYNYYSSTQALASGFDPIESSGDTSSSSDDSSSSNQTGGPGGGNGGPQMVDADLSISGLLDSATSTDFDAGTSKLTSGVAITANDKDKNVAMVEENLAEQNDWKVGDSFTVTSSDGNTKVTLKIVGIYKTTDSGNDMAQNFSFLNPYNKVYVPYTVANTIKGSDYKDTVDSAVYTMDDAANISAFEKEAKKVDGIDWDTFKLDANDTLYQQMIGPINSVASFSKNVVYIVSIAGALILGLLVMMQVRDRKYEMGVLLAIGEKRGKLIAQFFVEILIVALVSFGLAAASSHYVAQLAGNQLLAQQNSSTTSESTTSENRGPGGGGPGGPGGFAGSVSNLTKNTEQIKELNIQVTLEDMLKMGGIGIGIAFISVLLPAALVLRMNPKTILTKQE
- the pieR gene encoding two component system response regulator PieR encodes the protein MKLLMIEDNVSVCEMIEMFFMKEEIDATFVHDGKLGYETFFKDDFDIAIIDLMLPNMDGMTICRKIREVSDVPIIILTAKESESDQVLGLEMGADDYVTKPFSPLTLMARIKAVTRRKNNHTTTENDEDILETTYFKISKRTREIFYQGELLDALTPKEFDLLYFLMQHPRQVFSREQLLEQVWGYQFYGDERTVDVHIKRLRQKIATDTKPFLHTVWGVGYKFDETE
- the pieS gene encoding two component system sensor histidine kinase PieS; translation: MKRMKFKYAYQLFFTQFIILLIACIMIGVLVSHSLKDYFYQSQVDDLTSYGETISMDIRHSPQDATIQVLNTYQRILDVKKIHYTIKNADDETIYPTQLNQPLPKDFSISKDDKKKLKSGETVSKKIDNRFNREMTIVYVPIMDGDKFVGSIVLNSPISGTEQVIGTINRYMFYTILLSITIALILSAILSKLQVNRINKLRSATKDVIQGNYKARLKENNFDEIGALAIDFNKMTETLETSQEEIERQEKRRRQFIADVSHEMRTPLTTISGLTEGLVNDIIPKSETDRCIALIDTEAKRLTKLVNENLDYEKIRSNKIKLQKTRFNGREFLELIKEQLDYVATEKGNKITVDIDKDMYIYADYDRLTQVFINIVKNGVQFTENGLITLTGTQDYKESVLTITDTGIGMNTEELEQIWERFYKADMSRTNTAFGESGIGLSIVKQLIEYHDGTISVTSEPNKGTTFTIRLPFFQDNEQ
- a CDS encoding ATP-dependent RecD-like DNA helicase gives rise to the protein MAEQESLALFNDTPEELFMKGTMLSTIFYNAENLFSVVRILVKETNAIWDEKDIIVTGFFPALHEQEVYTFYGKMQEHAKFGQQFKADRFRKEMPQSRAGLINYLSGELFKGIGKVTAENIVDTIGDDAITKILSDPSLLNTVPKLPSGTAESLLASLRENQGLEHVMVGLNEYGFGPQLSMKIFQVYKQNAIEVLENNPYKLIEDVKGIGFQRADELGRKLGLGGNHPERLRAGILFMLDSVCMQQGHVYMEQEVLLGEVTYLLEESEGIRIDQAILLQQIEKLAEEQKIITENTRVYMPSLYYSESGFAYHVKRMLKQTEYQEQFPQSEFLLALGELEERIGVHYGESQRAALEQALMSPMLVLTGGPGTGKTTVIKGIVELYAELNGVSLDPHAYKDGATFPVLLAAPTGRAAKRMSESTGLPAMTIHRLLGMNGQEQMDDDAERLIDGRLLIVDEMSMVDIWLANQLFRALPAHMQVVLVGDQDQLPSVGPGQVLKDILQSEQFPTVALSDIYRQKDGSSIIEMAHYIKEGMLPADFAKNSADRSFFHCTVNQIGDVVEQVVKNAKNKGFRAKDIQVLAPMYRGPAGIDILNKKLQEIFNPNDTGRRKEVQFGEIKYRVHDKVLQLINQPEKNVFNGDIGEIVSIIYAKENTEKQDLIVVQFDQTEVSYYRQEFNQLTHAYCCSIHKAQGSEFPIVIMPIVRSYYRMLRRDLLYTGVTRSKQFLILCGEEEAFRMGVERVDENKRNTTLSERLMSEDVMLEQMTNKRILTAENITEIDPMIGMEGITPEQFMAG
- a CDS encoding tetratricopeptide repeat protein yields the protein MQEGNLEEAVKLFTEVIEEHPSDPVGYINFGNVLLSMDDFERAELFFKRALELDDTVPAAYYSLGNLYYELERYQEAADSFQNATKQGMENGDLFFMLGMSFVQMEELTLAMPYLLRSVELNPEDSEALFQYGIVLARSGFYEDAINMLERVLLIKQEDPDALYNIGAAYLAWQGDIVLAKNYFERALATGIPHELAENALNAIQDLENEAE